From Panthera tigris isolate Pti1 chromosome B4, P.tigris_Pti1_mat1.1, whole genome shotgun sequence:
gagtggggagggaacCGGCACTCCAAGACTGTCTGCAGGGGAAAAGAGGTCTGTGAGACCTTCTCAGGTAGGTGAGAGAACCCAGAACTGTGGCTGCCTGCTGGACCTCACATCTTTGTTTCTCTGGCTGAGTCTCCAGATCTAGCTGCTGGATCTGTGTCGCACTATGACTCAGTAGATGCCCCTCAGCTCCTCCTATTCACACTGACCCAAAATACACTTACAGGGAACCTTTAGTCCTTACCCTCCTCTCTTTAGTGTTTGCCCTTCTGcagcttttctctcttccttctcatctTTACTTTTCCTCCCTTAGTTGAGCTTGTCTCCTTGGTCATCTGGCTTCCCTGTCCCCCCTTCCACCCCATATCCTAACACAGTATGGTCCCAGACCTCCCACCAAAGCAGGCACTCATTCAGAGCCTCTACTCTGAGGCTCTGGGGTGGCAGTGAGGTAGTGGGGCtgaagagaagcagaggcaggatGGATGGAGAGTCCAAGGAAATCGGAGAGGCGGGAATAAGATCGAGAAGCACAacgaaagagaaaaatgactgacAAAGAGGCAGAGTCTGAGAGTTAGCAGAAAGCCAGCATAAGGAACTGGGAGAGTGGGAGAAACCAGGAAAGAACAACCAGCCTGGGAGCTGAGAAACAGAATGGAGAGATGGAGATAGGAAAGTCACAGCAAGAGaagacagctggggaggggccagcCAAGGGGCAGGCTGGCTCTCCTGGGCTCCGGCTCCCTCATGCTGATGGGTCATAAATcttgggtgtgtgtgcacacgagtgtctgtctgtctgtctcagtgTGTTGAGTGCACAGCACATTTGTGTAGGGGTCGGTGGTGGGGACAGGTTCTCATTCACCCATTTCTTTCAGCAGCCTCCTTCCTTGAAGAACCCCACAGCAACCCCCGTGTCCCGGTGTTTCTGATTTCCCGGGGGCCATTCCCAAGGTCCTTCCGCATCTTAAGAATCCTGGCTTTCTTGCTCAGAATGCTGGCCTGCTGGAATGTGCAGTCGGGATCGGGATCCGTAGCATCAAGAGGCCCCAACCCCTCGCCGCCCACCCCCAGTGCCTGCTCACCAGCTGCTCCTGTCCATCTTCTCCTCCCACTCTTGTGtctctccccactccaccccgacccctcccccagcctctgaccCCCCAGCCGCCTGGGGCCCCGGGTTGGAGGGGAGACAAAGACAGGATTTATCATCAGGACAGAGAGGCAGCCAGAGCGCAGGGCTGAGGGCAGTGGCTGACCTCCCTGGGATGGGAGGGAGTGCTTGGCCAGATGCTGGGAGGCTGGAAGCCTGGGTTCCGATGGCTTCGGCTCACAACCCCCAACTTTTCTCACTCCAGCCTTGCTCTCTCCCTTGTCCCTGAAGAGttaggaaacagagagaggatGGCCTCGGGGTGATTTTAGGCCTCTGAGGGAAAACccgggaagagggaagggaggagactgACATCTCAGGGTCATTCTCTTATGCGTACAGAGGAAGATTCGGGAACCAGAAGCAATCAGGCAGCAGTTGGTTCCAGGACTAGAAAGGAGTTCAGGTGTACAACTGCAACCGATGAGATGCAGGCCTCTAATACAGAAGGACTTCTCCAGAACAGGCCCTGATTGccagtagagagaaagaaaggtccTTCCAGGTCCTGGAAGATGGGAGATCCAGGCTTACCTGAAAGCGAGGGAAGACATGGATCCCCCTAAGGGTTATTAGCTCCAACCCCTCTGAGGAGACCTTCCTCCCTGAGATCCCCAACTGCCTCCTGAGAGGTCGTGAGGAGCAGCTGGACCCCGCCTTTACAATAAAGAGACTATTGGCCAGAAATCGTCTCTACTCAGCAGGCAGGGTATGTGGGCAAGGAGAGGGAACGGTATGATCCAGGAGTTTCCGAGAAACCAGCCCATGTATCTTTCCGTGGACAGCTCCTGCAGCTCCCCTAGCTGCCCTTGGAGGCCCACGAGACCGTCTAGCACCTCAGTGCGTCGGAGGGCTCCACAAACCCAACTCTGAAGCTCTCGCACCCATTCCAGCTCCTGGCACCTGATATCCTGCTTCCTGCCTCTTTACCCTCCTGTCCTGGGAGAAGGCCGCCAGAGTTATCCCCAAGTGAGAAGAGGCTGGgaggaagagaaactgaggcaactGGGCGTTTCCAGCCTCCTGGCCTCTCACCACAATCCCACCAACCCATTCCCACCCGGGATTTGGTGAAGGAGACCTTCTCGCAGTTTCCTTCTACAAGCTGAAATCACTGTCTCAATTCCTGTGGAAAGCCACACATTTGGAAATTTTAGTGGCAAAGGGTCATGGATTGGGAGAGGACAAaagaagtggggtgggggatggcggATGGTGCaggttgaggggaaaaaaaaacaggaaaagggaaaagagagcatCTCGTTTTTCCtcactcccccttcccccaattGAGAAGGCAGATTTACAGccttggtttggggggggggggtagtgagCATAAGGAAGACAGATCTGCAGTTCTGCCCTCTGAGTGTCTGGGTACTTAGCTTTAACTCCCCCATTAGCATCAATCCCCATCTTGCTGCCCATCCGTCTTCTGACATCAGCTCCTTCCCCTTTCTGTAGCCCAGGCTTTCTGACCCTAAGTGGCTCTTAAAGGGCCAGTCTagacccttctctccctcccttttcccgCTCCACGCAGCAGAGTCTAGTGTGTGCGCTTTTGTGCACGCACGGTGGCCATCCTTACTAAAGCCACAGTGGATGGAGGGcacagtgttgtgtgtgtgtgttggggggggggcacctcttctccagctctctctgttctctttagatactcccccaccccccatattaCTGACCTCCATCTTTGTTCACTACTTATCCAAGCCCAGAGTCAGAGCCCTTCTGACTGGGCTGGGGGTCACAAACACATGGTCCTTGGAGCTAAGGGGCTGGAGAAGGTATGTGGATCACAGGAcagatcctctccctccctcatttcctggaggcccagggcagggagTATCAAGGACTACTGGCTGTTTTTAATTCTCAGCCAGCAGTGGGGGTGGACAGGTTGGGGGCTGAGACTCCTAGGAGATGCCCTGAGCCCCACATTCCTAGCCTCCTTTCCCAGGGACCCAGGCTGTGGTCTGGGGtcggggagaggggggagggattTCAAATCTTCCTCTCCCTGTGAGGGACGTGAATTGCCAGAGAAACCTGCCTGTGAATTTCCTGGCTCCTCTCCTCCATTTCTCAGCAACTTAGCTtaggggggcagaggggaaactggcttctccccacttctctccatcttctgCAGAAATGCTGTAACTGCACTCCAGGGGCTATAAGAATGCCAGGACACTTGGAAAGTTCCTCCCCCATCTGCCTTCAATCCTTTCTGCTGCAAAGATCTGCAGTCCTCTGAGGGGCTCTCCAGGGCAGTCCAGACCCCCTTCCTGATATCTGAAACCCATTCCCCACCTCCCTCGGCGCTCCCTTCTCTGGCTCAGGATGAGAGGGAATTGGTGGGTGGGGGCCTTGGGAAAGTGGCTACGCTAAAAATAGGAGCCCCCAGCTGCACCCCCCCATGGCCCCTTATTTATCACCTTGCAAACCTCACTCTCAAAGAAGCATAAATATTCCTAATTCCTGAAGGCCAGCCCTGCACTCATAAATTTAACTGGGGAGGTGGGCAAGGGGGAGGAGTGAGGTGTAGGGAAAGGGGAGCCCACCGCAGCCTTGAGGTAGAACGTCTCCTGGGGGAGGCGTGGGActtgccctccaccccccccatcccccgcccccttGCAGGCGCCTATGGGTCTTTCTAGAGAGGAGGAGTAGGCTTCTCTCAGTCGTTCCTCTGGGGATTCGGCTTCTCTCActacaccccaccccccaccccataaaAACCAACCTTAGCTCTGTCTTCTCTATTAGTTCTCCATCCTTCTCTCCAGTTTCTTCCCCGTTACTTTTCagttctctttccctgcccctctctctcccctctcttacTGCACCTTTGCTCCTCTAAGCCTCTGCCTCTTCAGAGCTATTGTCTGAAGGGAAATTTCAGTCTCTTATGCAGCAGTCTGGATAGTGAGGTTTGAAAATAAGTCTCTCAGTTCCTGgatctccccccctcccaccgctctgccgccccccgcgccccccccccacccgcttcAGCCCCGTTGCCCCTTCAAATGCGCCCTCTTTTCagcccttccttttttctcctcagagccccttctttctgtccctcagtctcccctttctccccagccTTCCTTTTATTCCCTTCACCCCTTTCATCCCCTCAGTTTCCCGCTTCACTCTTcagttcattctctctcccttctcaatCTTCTCTCCCTACTCTACgctcaccccacccctacccctcagATTCGCACCCCCCCCCGCCTATATTTACTCCTCCAGACCCCATCCTCTGCTGGGgatcccccccaccaccatcaccacaccCCAATTCTCCTCCCCGGGGGATgaaagagcagagaggagggggggctCGAGGAACAGGTACAGTGAGTGCGGTTCCTCGAGGGGAGGAGAGCAAGgggagcaagcagaggagagggagaccaAAGCTTTGGCGAGGGGAGGGGCATCCTGACTCCCCAGCTGCGCCCCCCTCTTCCCCGAAGCCACCGAGCCATAAATCAGGGCCAAGGCTGTTTGGCCAATGGTGGAGTGACTCGTAAATCGGCCTGTCAAGCTCAGCCAATGAGAGGAGGCGTTAAATCAAGTCCTGTCAGCGCTTGGCCAATGAGAAGCCCTGGGCTGACCATAAATCTGCCGGTGAGAGAcagcgaaagagagagagcgtgcgagcgaGCGAGCGCTGCCCGGGcggggactggggagggggcgcggggagagcggggaggggcgaCGGGGAGAGAgcgaggagggagagaggagttgAGGAGAAAAAAGGCGATAACGGAGGTACCAGAGACGAAGACAGCCTACAGGAGAGACGGACAgatgcagagagacaaagagaagccGCGAGAGATAGCGTCAGGAAGTCAGCGATTAGAGATCCGGCTCGCGCGGGGGACTGACAGAGAtaaagagaccaagagagacagacactgaCTCCCACTCATGAGGGCCCCTAAGTGCACACACTTCCCCGAGACACGCGTGAGCGCCGCCCCACGAAGGACCTCGCGCGTGGACACGGACGCGCCACGCACACCCGCATGAGAAAGCCTGAGAGACCTGTTTGCTTTTCCTCCGCCTCTTTTTCCTCACTAAGTTGTTTGTTGAAACTAgaggcgggtgggggcggggagggcgtcgagggtgagagaggagggggtTGTATTCCTGCTACTATCTGGCCTCTCTGGTCTCAGACTCCAGGGTTTCCTCCTGTGCCCCGTGAGTCATTTTTTCCAAGCGACTGAGAATTGGGAAGTCCCTCCTTAGGTCTAACTTCAGTCTCTGTTGCTGCTCCTTTCTACTTGCCAACGCTTGTGAACTGCCTTCAAGGAATATGAAAAGTGAACCCTTTTACAGACCTTCAGAGAATTGCCAGCTTCCAGAATCTTAGAAGGGTGGAGCAGGAAGCACTTTTAGGAATTATCTGGTAACTTGATTCTAGTTTTAGGAAGGCAGCTGTCCTGTAGTGGTTAGACATGTGGGCTGAAGCGAGACTCTCTGCCCTCAAGTCATGGTCATACTACTTCCCAGCTGGACAAATTGCTTGAACTATTTGTGCTCCGATTTGTTCACTTGTGAGAATGAGATTGTAATAGATACTTAATGGTAAAATTTGTACGAATTACATGAAAGAATATATTTACAGGGTTTAGGACAGCACGGGGCACGTGGTAAGACTGCGCCCCACCCCCAACTTTGCACCCGCGATAAAGCCTGTGGTTCCGGTGGTCCAGGGTCCTGCTCACCTTCACAGAGCTAATTATCAGAGAGCCTTGACGAGAACCCTTGTCTCTACATTCCCAAGCTGATGTTCTTTATTGGTCCTGCTGTTCACCCCACCTGTCTGGGCCCCTGCCTCAGCACCCTGAACTTGACTCAGTTTTGAGGCTGCTGTGATCTTTGTTCTTTGGAAGAAGAACTCTCAGAAGCACGTGTTCTGCGTTAGGACACAGGATTCCTGGGACTTGGAAGTGGGTTGAATGTGAGGACATTGATCTGTCCACCTTGACCTATGGTTCTTTCTGCGCTTGTCTGAATCCCTCTGGACTTCACTTTGTTCCCTCCAAACCGTGGacttgggagcagggaggggacagcgTGTAGCCAGAGCAGCGGTACTGTCTACATGACTCTTATATTCCAGTGCTTGCCCAGTGCCCACCTGCTCCCCCCATTTCCAACCAAATAGACAAGAAATATCTCATGAGTAATCATAAATGTCTAATTCTTTACTTTCCCGCCTAAGctttggagggaggggggaaaggggtGCAGATCTCTGGGTCTTTGCCCTTGCTGGCTGGGTGGGAGGCGGTCTGTGGCCTCCCGGTCCCTCTGACACCTTCGGTCCTCAACAAGGAAACACAGAGAACCAGCGTCACCTGGTGGCCACAGGTGCTTTCTTTAAGTTCACACGGGTGCTGACTAGGGTGACAGGATGTTGGTCGTGCTAGAGGAAGGGAACATGGTTTCCCCTCAGCTGGACCCCTGAGCCCTGTTAACTAGAGTCTCTGTTCTGCTCTCATAACCCAGGATGACAAGAACAAGTCAGGGGGAAGTGAGGGGCCAGGACTTCAGTTGATTTAGGTCTGACTGGTGTCACTGCTAGGGCAGCCGGAACCCCTCTCTGCCATTGCCTCAGCTAAGCTCAGTTCATGTCCACGGAGCAGGGATCCTCTCCCATGACCATTCTCTTCGGCTAGGGCAAGGGCCAGGGCGTTGGACTCACAGGAGTGTGGCTATCAAAGCTGgattacagggtgcctgggtggctcagtcggttgagcttccgacctcggctcaggtcatgatctcccggaatgtgagttcgagccccacgtggggctccgtgctgacagctcagagcctggagactgcttcggattctgtgtctccctctctctgaccctcccccgttcgtgctctgtctctctctgtctcaaaaataaataaacattaaaaaaaaaaaagctggattaCAAAACTTTTCTGAGCTAAATAAACCTGTTTGCGGGGATTAGGGGACTGGGGGCGCCGATCCTGGCAGTAGTAGTTAGGGACAGGAGCCATTTCTGGGAAGTTAAATGAAAAGACAGGTGGATCCTCTTAAACCAACTCACATGTTTTATGCCCGTAAACCCCTCAGCTGAAGGCTGTGTCCTAGGTCCTCTGCTTCCCAACCTTGCCGTGACCTAGGTTACCCAAACCCTCAACTGTTAGTTTCCAGCTGCACACCGGTCCTGGCCTATTATTCCCCAAAGACCACATCTGAGCCCTAGAAGGatagaattcatttattaataattaataatgcaTCTTGGGCAGCCTCGAGCTGAAGCATCGATCAAGGGATGGAGAAGCCTGGTTTGGGGATGGGGGAAGTTGTGAAAATGCCCACAGGCTTTCCTTTCGTCTGCTCCCCTACCAGCTGGCCACTTTAGCTCTGTTCTGGAGGAGACAGTGCTGGATCCTGGTGACTGGGGAACACAGTTCTAACGGAGCCTACGGAAACTCTGGGGCCCTCGTCTTAGGATGGAGCCGTAGGCTTGGCGGAACTGACGGTTCATGGCTGCATAGAGCACAGGGTTGATGCAACCGTTGAGCCAGGTGAGGTTGGCAGCGAGCATGTGGACAACCCGAGGAGCGCGGACCCTGGCATCCAGGATGTTGAGCAGCAAGAAGGGGATGTAGCTCAGAGCGAAGCAGAGGAACACAGCGAAACACATCCGGGTCACCTTCCCAAACTCTGACGGAGAGTCCTGAGTTCTTTGGGCTCTTTTGGTCGGCCTGCTCTTGGCAGGTGCTTCTGGATGGCTTTTCTCTGCCGCCTGCTGACCTACCTCCCTGCTGGGATGGTCCTCCACCTCTGATGAGTCCCCTTCCAGGGTCTGGGTGGTGGCAGCACTGACCGGCTCAGACGAAATCCCCTCGCTGGGCCTTCCTGACGCCCGCCCGCTGTCCAGCTCCTGGAAACGACCAGGTGTGGCCTCATCTGTCCCAGCCACATGGTTGGAGTGGATACTTGACTGCTTATACTGATCCAGCGCCTGTGCTGCTCGCTTCACTTGCCGGTGGATGAGCCAGTAGAAGATGCCGACGCTGCTGAGCCCCAGCACAAAGTAGATGCCCATGAGGATGGTGGTGTAGGGCCGGCCTCGGATGCGGTCAAAGCTGCAGGTGCAGACTACAGGCACCAGGATATAGATACGCCAGAGAGGGGCGAAGCTGGCCACGCCTACCACCCAGGTACTCACCAGTGCCAGCACCATCCCCTTGGCACTGAAAACTCGGGGAAAGAGCTTAGGGTGGGCAATGAGGAGGTAGCGTGCCAGGGCAATAAGGCAGAGGGTCAGGATGGAGACGGAGTTGGATGCAAAGAGGAGGAGTCCAAAGACCCTGCAGAAGGTGGCGCCGGTGCGCCAGTGCAGGTGGAGGTAGGTGTCCACagagaagggctggagaagggtgCAGTACAACAGATCGGCCACTGTGAGGTTGGCGATGAGCAGGTTGAAGCGGGTGCGGAGCTTGGGCTGGATGGCCAAGGCCAGCAGGGTGAGGATGTTGCCCACGGTGCCTGTGACAGCTACCACCACCCCCCAGCTAACTGCAACATAACGATAGCCCAGTACGGACTCATGGTAGCAGGAGAAGTTGGCTTCGGAGGTGTTCCACATGATGGAGGCTGAAGAGGAGAGTGCGAGGGAAAGAAGGAGTCAGAACCTCGCCTTGAACTTAGGTCTCTTGGACGGCTCTGGGGCCCTGGACACCTGAGCTTTTTCACAAGCTTGCCAGCCTCCTGAGCCATTCCCAGGCCTCTTCATCCCCAACCTTTCCTGAGATCCCCAACCCCCCCCTCCTTCGGCTCTCTCAGTCCTCTCCCATTCTCAAAGATTTCCCCCAAATTCTTCTCTAAATATCTTTCGGTGTCCGCCCGCTCCAAACTCCAGGCCTCTTCAATATCCATCCAGATGTTCTCAGTAACCTCAGTGCCCTCtgactttttaatcttttctctttcccctaagACCACCCAGGAATTCCCTACCTCTATTCAGGATGCTACTGGTCCCCTCTGCCCTTGTCTGCTACACACACGCAGGTCTCAGGTCttgttgtttcgttttgtttttttcatcatccgggagatgaggagacagagagagtaaaaGTACACCCACCACAAAAGTACTCACCTGAGTCTCCCAGCCTTCAATTCTCACTCCAGTGGAAGAAGTCCAACTCACTTGAGTAGTCTTTTCTGGTGGGCGGTCAGGCTCCAGGACATGGTCGTGTGTCTCCTATTAATAAACGAGACTGAACGGATAAGAAACTCCccagtttctcaacctcagccacttcctcccttctcttcagtCCTACTCATTTTGTTTTGGCTAGTGCAATCTGGGCTTCTCTGGTGAAAATCCCCTGCTACTTACATCAAAGCTGTTTCGCTCCTTGCTAAAGACGAAGGcgtttctctcccctctttgcATAGCAGGACACCTACAAGTTCATGGCCAAGAATTGTCTGGACAGGGAGACAGGCCATCAGAAGGCCTGGGCCACTTATCTAGGGGCCAAAGAGAAGACCAAGTTCCAGGAGCAATTCTGGACGCCCCGGAAGCCTTGCGTTTGTCAGGAAGGAGCACTGCCTTTCTTCTCTCCAGGACTCAGAGACGGTTCAAATCAGGGGGGTCCCATGTGATACCCTAACACATCTGATAAAAGGAGCCAGGTGAAAAAAGGTGAGAAAAGAAGTATTCTGGCTTCATTCCCCACAGGAGCACAGGCCGCCGTTCaatcgttcattcattcatctgttcacgCAACAAACACGTGCTGAGGGCCTACTATGCACAAGACTCTGAGATAGACTCTAGGGATACAAGATGTTGTGACACATGGGCTTGCACATAGTCTAGCAAGGGacacagatatatagatatataaatgcTTAATTGATTCTCtaaggggtcagcaaactttggCTTATGGACCAAATCTGGGCTGCCAtcggttttgtttttgtttttgtttttttgtgtttttttgttttaaacatttatttatttttgagacagagagagagcatgaacaggggagggtcagagagagagggagacacagaatctgaaacaggctccaggctctgaactgttagcacagagcccaacgcggggctcggactcacagaccgcgagatcatgacctgagccgaagtcagacgtttaaccgactgagccacctgggcgcccctgtttttgtttttttaagtaagctctatgcccagtgtggggcttgaattcatgacccctgagagcaagagtggcatgttctgactaagccagcctgGCGCCCccacatctgttttttttttaatgtttgtttatttac
This genomic window contains:
- the GPR84 gene encoding G-protein coupled receptor 84, which gives rise to MWNTSEANFSCYHESVLGYRYVAVSWGVVVAVTGTVGNILTLLALAIQPKLRTRFNLLIANLTVADLLYCTLLQPFSVDTYLHLHWRTGATFCRVFGLLLFASNSVSILTLCLIALARYLLIAHPKLFPRVFSAKGMVLALVSTWVVGVASFAPLWRIYILVPVVCTCSFDRIRGRPYTTILMGIYFVLGLSSVGIFYWLIHRQVKRAAQALDQYKQSSIHSNHVAGTDEATPGRFQELDSGRASGRPSEGISSEPVSAATTQTLEGDSSEVEDHPSREVGQQAAEKSHPEAPAKSRPTKRAQRTQDSPSEFGKVTRMCFAVFLCFALSYIPFLLLNILDARVRAPRVVHMLAANLTWLNGCINPVLYAAMNRQFRQAYGSILRRGPQSFRRLR